The Thermosynechococcus sp. CL-1 genomic interval CACCGCCGAGGAACTGCTCATGGCGATTGTAGAAAATGGGGATGACTGCATAACCATAGGCCACCTCGCCAATCAACTTGCCCTCAAGGGTGTCGCCGGCAGTAACGGTGTAATCGGCAATCAGTACCGTCTGCTGATCAATTTGAAACAGACCCAACATTGTTTCGCCAAAGGCGGCACCGGCAAAGGCCTCAGCAGCAAGGGCATAGGCACAGAGGGGGCGGGCACGGGGTAGGAGATCCCGCAGATCATTAGTAAGGCTGGGATCATAGATGCCAATGACCAACCCAATGGGGGATTCCCGCTGCTCCGTGGCTTGGCGGGCAATTAGGGCTGCCTCTAGATTCAACATTTCATCAGCAGTGGTGAGAACCACACTTTTGGCGGTCTCCAAATGGGCTTGGGGGAGCTTTTCTGGAATGTTGCCAAGGAGCATGGGCAGGTCTTCAAAAAGCTGAGTTTGCTCTGGGTTGTCCACCAGTAGCACGAGGGGTTGACGGAAGGCACGTAGGATTTGCACCACCTGTTGACCAATGCGATCTAAGCCAACAACAATCACGTGATCCGCCGTGGGCAGGGGGGGACGTTTCTTGAGAAAGTCAAACCGCGCTTGCAGCAGCTTTTCCGCCAAAAGTCCCAAGACACCGACAATAAAGAGGAGACTAACGATCGCCACCAAAATACAGACCACCAGCAGCCAAGGGGGAATCGGATCGTTTTCTAGCCCGCCAAAGACATCGCCAAAGCCCCCCAAAAGGAGAATAAAGCCGGCAGCAAAGGCCTTTTGCCATGTGAGTTCGGGGACGTTGTAGCGCAGCAGGATCGCGGTCACAAGCCACAGACCACTGCCCATCCAAAGGCCATTGAAGATCAACTCACGAGAGCGATCGCCATGGATCCACTGCCAGAATTGTTCTACCTGCTCAGGCAGTTGGCGCACCTGCTGAATGAGGCGCTGGATGGGATTGGGGTCAGGGATGGGCAAGGATTTCACCACTTCTACCCGTTCAATCCAAATCGGGCGATCGCCCACCTCAAAGAGTAAATCCGGTGGCCAATGGTTAAAAAGGCGGTGGGGACGAGTCGGCTGGAAGATTGAGGATTGGGAATGGCAGGCGCGAATACTAATCAGGCGTTGGTGACGGCGCTGCCAGCGGTGGGCAGGCGTACCCACGAGGGGACTCTCAGCGGTAATCGTTTGTTGCAACACCCGAAACTGCTGACCCTCAATCGTAAACGCAGCAAGGATATTTTCCTCAAGGGCTGCGAGGGCGAAGGCAGGAGCTGGTAGTTCCGTGGGATTGAGCGCCACAAAGCTCCCCAGTTTTTTCTCTAGAAGGGCGTTGAGATTATCGCGACTAGAGCGCACCACAAGATGGACATCGGGATTTAAGCGCCGAGCCACAATCGCCGTGGCAATATTGGTGGCCTCATCACTCGTAACTGCTAATAAGGTACGACAGCGATCAATCCCAGCCGCTTTCAGAACCGCCTCTTGCCGGCAATCACCGATGATCACAGGTTCACTGAGCAACTCCGTCAACTGCGGAATTTCCCACTCAATGTTGGCGTGGCGTTCAATGGCACGAATCTCTAGGGTCAAATGCTCACCTGCAAAGCGGCGCAGACTTTGGATACAAAATTGCCCCAAACTGCCAAGGCCGCAGATAATAAAGCGATCGCCCGCAGTCGTTTCGCCTATTTGAGTGGCCTGCGGTGTGGCTGAGGCAACAGACCAGGATGTCCACCAGTAGGGAAACGGTTGACGAGGCTCAGCAGCAAAAATAAGAACACTACCCCGTTGCCACTGCTGCCAAAGGGTCTTGCCCCACCTAGATAGGCGATCTAAATCTCTTGGCTCTAAAGTTGTCGATTCAACCCAGATGCTGAGGTGGCGATCGCCGATATCAATGAACCAAGTGGCCTTGCTGCCCAACAGTTGGCGCAGTTGGCGGTCAATGACATCCTCAAGGCTGGCCATAGCCTCCTAGCCAAAATGGGACAGCAACTCCTGTGGATCCAACTGACGACCAATCACCACCACACGAGTTTGGCGTGACTCTGCCGCTTGCCACGGGCGATCGTAAAACAAGTCTAACCGTTGACCCACCCCTTGCACCACCAGACGCATCGGCTTGCCCTCAATGGCCGCAAAGCCCTTAATGCGGTAAATGTCAGGTACTTGCAGCAATCGCTCGAGGGATTGACGTAGGCGTTGCAGATCCCAAGCCCCCAGCTCTAAACAAACCGCTTGAATCTCCGCGTCGTGGTCATGCTCCTCCTCAAAGTCATGATGGCTGGGTCGCTGCCCCAAATTCTCCTCCACCGCTGCATTAAATCCCAGCAGCAGATCCGCCGGCACCTGTCCTTGGTGAGCCGCCAGCAGCTTAATCCGTGGGGGCAATTGAGTGCGCAGTTCAGCGATGAGCAGCTCTGCCTGATCGGGAGTCAGTTGATCCGCCTTGCTGAGGATGACCAAGTCGGCACAGGCCAGTTGATCATTAAAGAGTTCCTCAAGGGGGGTGTCCTCATGCTCCAAGCTAGGATCAGCGGCCTTTTGGGCAAAGAGCGCCTCCAGATCAGCACTCACTTGACCAGCTGCTAAGGCAACGCCATCCACCACTGTCACCACCCCATCAACGGTTGCCGCATGGCGCACCTCCGGCCAACGAAAAGCCATCACGAGCGGCTTGGGTAAGGCGAGTCCAGAGGTTTCAATCACAATGTGATCAATCTCCTGCCGCCGTGCCAAGAGGGTCTGCATCGTTGGCAAAAATTCCTCCTGCACTGTGCAACACAGACAGCCGTTGGTGAGTTCCCAAATGCCCGCTGTGCGATCGCAACAGGACTGCAACAACTCGCTATCAATACCGACATCGCCAAACTCATTCACAATCACAGCAATGCGCCTGCCCGCTGCCTTCTGAAGCAACTGCCGAATCAGGGTCGTCTTACCACTGCCAAGAAAGCCGGTAATAATCGTGACTGGGATTTTTGCACTCATTAAAATGCCTCAATGTTGGGAAAGTCTTTGAGTTGATGAGCCGCTTCCCCACAGGTTCGCGGTGTCGGAAACACTTTTTCAGGGTTGGCCAGACGTTTGGGATCAAAGGCGCAGCGCACCTGCTGCATCGTTTCTAAATCTGCTGGGCTAAACATCTCACCCATGAAACAGGCCTTATCACTACCAATGCCATGTTCCCCAGAAATACTGCCCCCCAAGCGCACACAGAGCTTGAGAATTTCCCCCCCCAAGGCCTCCACCTCCGCAAGCGCGCCCGGTACTGCCTGATCGTAGAGAATCAAGGGATGCAGATTGCCATCCCCAGCATGGAAGACATTGGCAATGCGATAGCCACTGCGCTGACTCAGTTGTTCAATTTCCCTGAGGACGGTGGCCAGTTGACTGCGGGGAATCACCCCATCTTGGACAAAATAATTGGGACTGAGACGACCAGCAGCCGCAAAAGCCGCTTTGCGCCCTTTCCAAAGGCGGAGGCGATCTTCAGCTTCTGTAGCAACGGTTACATGGCGTGCCCCCTGTTCATAGCAAATACGTGTGACTCGCTCCTGCAAAATCGGTACTTCTGACTCCAAGCCATCGACTTCCACCAGCAAGACCGCGCCGGCATCGCGGGGGTAGCAATTGGTGGCCACCACGTCCTCAACGGCATTGATACTCAGGTTGTCCATAATTTCCATGCCAGCGGGAATGATACCGGCACGGATAATGGCGGAAACTGTTTCCCCGGCCGCTTCAATGGTGGTGAAGTCCGCCAATAGCACAGCGATCGCCTCCGCCTGTTTGAGAATGCGCAGCCGAATTTCCGTGGCAATCCCGAGAGTGCCCTCAGACCCGACAAAAACCCCCATAAGATCATAGCCGGGCATTTCTGGCGCCGCACCCCCCAGTTCAACAATCTCACCATTGGGCAACACCACCGTCAGTCCCAGCACATGATTCGTGGTCACGCCATACTTCAGGCAATGGACACCGCCGGAGTTCTCGGCGACATTGCCGCCAATGGAGCAAATAATTTGACTGGAGGGATCGGGGGCATAGTAAAACCCCTGATCGGCTACCGCTTGAGTGACCCACGCATTAATCACCCCCGGCTGCACCACCACCTGCTGATTGGCCAGATCAATGTCTAAAATCTGGTTCATGCGAGAAGTGACGATGAGAATCCCCTCGGTGTGGGGTAAGGCTCCCCCCGATAGCCCCGTCCCTGAGCCACGGGCAACAAAGGGAATCCGATAGCGATCGCACACCTTGAGGATGGCAGAGACTTGGGCAGTGGTTTGCGGTAGCACGACCAGTTTGGGTCGTTGCCGATACATGGATAGCCCATCGCACTCATACACAAGGGCTTCTGCTGCATCACTGATGACGCTCCCCTTGCCGACAATGGCTGTTAGCTCCTCTGTGACCCGCTGCCAAGGGGTAATTTGCTGTAGTGTGGACATCCCCAGTGCTCTGAAACTGCCTTCTTTTATCCTAAATTGGCTCTCCTTTGGAAAAATGGGGGCAGGGGGGATTTGACATTTCTTTACTGAATAGTTATAAAATTATATTTAGGATCACTAAGCTGAAGTAGTAACCGTTTTAAGTCTAGCTTTCAGGCTGAATGAGTCCCCTCACGCTTTACCCCATAAAGGAGTCCGCTATGCTATTTCGCCAACTCTTTGACTACGACACTTGGACCTATTCTTACCTGATTGCCGATGAAGCCACGGGTGAGGCCGCCTTGGTGGATAGCGTCCTTGAACAGGTGGATCGGGATGTGCAGTTAATTGAGCAATTGGGGTTGAAACTGCGCTACTGCCTCGAAACCCATGTCCACGCCGACCACATTACCGGGGCGGGCAAAGTCCGCGAACGCACAGGCTGCAAAACCCTTGTGCCCGAAAATGCCCATGTGGACTGCGCCGATGGCTATATTAAAGACGGTGAAGTGATTCACGTCGGTAGCATTCCGATTCAGGCGATCGCCACCTTGGGGCACACCGATAGCCACATGGCCTTCCTCGTGAATGGCACCCACCTATTGACAGGGGATTCCCTCTTTATCCGTGGCTGTGGCCGCACTGATTTCCAAAGTGGCGATGCAGGCGCAATGTACGATGCGGTAACACAGCGGCTCTTTACGCTCCCAGACACCACATTGGTCTATCCCGGCCATGACTATCGCGGTCACACCGTTTCCACCATTGGTGAAGAAAAACGCTTTAATCCCCGCTTTGTCGGTCGCGATCGCCAGCAGTTCATTGAGTTCATGGCCAACCTGAACCTGCCGGATCCTAAGAAAATTATGGAAGCGGTGCCCGCTAACCAACAGTGTGGCATGGTTGCCGCTGCCGTCTAGTCCTTTGACCCCTGATCGCCCCTGTCTAGCCAACCCTGAGTAACCACTGGAGAACCAACGACTATGACCACAACAACGACTGAGTCTCCCCTCATTTCTGCGGCTGAACTGCACGATGCCCTGCAACGCCAGCAGGTACTGCTCATTGATGTGCGGGAGCCAAGCGAATACAACAATGCCCACATTCCGGGAGCGCTGCTCTGTCCTTTGGCCAATGTGAAGGAACTTGAACCCCCCTGTAATTCTGACACCCCGGTGGTGCTCTACTGTGAATCTGGCCGGCGATCGCGCATGGCCTGCGAAATCCTTGCCCAGCGGGGGTTCGCAAACCTGAAAAACCTTGAAGGGGGCATTCAACGCTGGCAACAGGGGGGTTACCCGGTCAAGGGTGCCGTCCGCGCCCCCATTAGTCTGATGCGGCAGGTGCAAATTGTTGCCGGCAGTCTGATTCTCAGCGGGGTGATTCTCGGCTTTGCCGTTCATCCGGGGTTCTTCTTCCTAGCAGGTTTTGTCGGTGCTGGCTTGGTCTTTGCCGGTGTCACAGGAGTCTGTACCCTGGCGCGGCTGTTGGCGCTGCTGCCCTTCAATCGCCCACAGGTGAAATAACAGCCCTTTTCTGAAGCATGAAAAACAGAGAGATGAGATCCTCTC includes:
- a CDS encoding NAD-binding protein, giving the protein MASLEDVIDRQLRQLLGSKATWFIDIGDRHLSIWVESTTLEPRDLDRLSRWGKTLWQQWQRGSVLIFAAEPRQPFPYWWTSWSVASATPQATQIGETTAGDRFIICGLGSLGQFCIQSLRRFAGEHLTLEIRAIERHANIEWEIPQLTELLSEPVIIGDCRQEAVLKAAGIDRCRTLLAVTSDEATNIATAIVARRLNPDVHLVVRSSRDNLNALLEKKLGSFVALNPTELPAPAFALAALEENILAAFTIEGQQFRVLQQTITAESPLVGTPAHRWQRRHQRLISIRACHSQSSIFQPTRPHRLFNHWPPDLLFEVGDRPIWIERVEVVKSLPIPDPNPIQRLIQQVRQLPEQVEQFWQWIHGDRSRELIFNGLWMGSGLWLVTAILLRYNVPELTWQKAFAAGFILLLGGFGDVFGGLENDPIPPWLLVVCILVAIVSLLFIVGVLGLLAEKLLQARFDFLKKRPPLPTADHVIVVGLDRIGQQVVQILRAFRQPLVLLVDNPEQTQLFEDLPMLLGNIPEKLPQAHLETAKSVVLTTADEMLNLEAALIARQATEQRESPIGLVIGIYDPSLTNDLRDLLPRARPLCAYALAAEAFAGAAFGETMLGLFQIDQQTVLIADYTVTAGDTLEGKLIGEVAYGYAVIPIFYNRHEQFLGGEISHQFLPSDTLQLTVGDRLIVLATIDGLRRIEQGKMAPRRLWRLWVGQPRNAEAALEIGNLITKITGLPLPRSRTFIQQLPATLTLALYEPQAFRLGQQLQALAPVRLFPLVAQETA
- the cobW gene encoding cobalamin biosynthesis protein CobW, with amino-acid sequence MSAKIPVTIITGFLGSGKTTLIRQLLQKAAGRRIAVIVNEFGDVGIDSELLQSCCDRTAGIWELTNGCLCCTVQEEFLPTMQTLLARRQEIDHIVIETSGLALPKPLVMAFRWPEVRHAATVDGVVTVVDGVALAAGQVSADLEALFAQKAADPSLEHEDTPLEELFNDQLACADLVILSKADQLTPDQAELLIAELRTQLPPRIKLLAAHQGQVPADLLLGFNAAVEENLGQRPSHHDFEEEHDHDAEIQAVCLELGAWDLQRLRQSLERLLQVPDIYRIKGFAAIEGKPMRLVVQGVGQRLDLFYDRPWQAAESRQTRVVVIGRQLDPQELLSHFG
- a CDS encoding FAD-linked oxidase C-terminal domain-containing protein; translation: MSTLQQITPWQRVTEELTAIVGKGSVISDAAEALVYECDGLSMYRQRPKLVVLPQTTAQVSAILKVCDRYRIPFVARGSGTGLSGGALPHTEGILIVTSRMNQILDIDLANQQVVVQPGVINAWVTQAVADQGFYYAPDPSSQIICSIGGNVAENSGGVHCLKYGVTTNHVLGLTVVLPNGEIVELGGAAPEMPGYDLMGVFVGSEGTLGIATEIRLRILKQAEAIAVLLADFTTIEAAGETVSAIIRAGIIPAGMEIMDNLSINAVEDVVATNCYPRDAGAVLLVEVDGLESEVPILQERVTRICYEQGARHVTVATEAEDRLRLWKGRKAAFAAAGRLSPNYFVQDGVIPRSQLATVLREIEQLSQRSGYRIANVFHAGDGNLHPLILYDQAVPGALAEVEALGGEILKLCVRLGGSISGEHGIGSDKACFMGEMFSPADLETMQQVRCAFDPKRLANPEKVFPTPRTCGEAAHQLKDFPNIEAF
- a CDS encoding MBL fold metallo-hydrolase gives rise to the protein MLFRQLFDYDTWTYSYLIADEATGEAALVDSVLEQVDRDVQLIEQLGLKLRYCLETHVHADHITGAGKVRERTGCKTLVPENAHVDCADGYIKDGEVIHVGSIPIQAIATLGHTDSHMAFLVNGTHLLTGDSLFIRGCGRTDFQSGDAGAMYDAVTQRLFTLPDTTLVYPGHDYRGHTVSTIGEEKRFNPRFVGRDRQQFIEFMANLNLPDPKKIMEAVPANQQCGMVAAAV
- a CDS encoding rhodanese-like domain-containing protein gives rise to the protein MTTTTTESPLISAAELHDALQRQQVLLIDVREPSEYNNAHIPGALLCPLANVKELEPPCNSDTPVVLYCESGRRSRMACEILAQRGFANLKNLEGGIQRWQQGGYPVKGAVRAPISLMRQVQIVAGSLILSGVILGFAVHPGFFFLAGFVGAGLVFAGVTGVCTLARLLALLPFNRPQVK